One genomic window of Candidatus Latescibacter sp. includes the following:
- a CDS encoding efflux RND transporter periplasmic adaptor subunit, producing MKKIVITAALFLAIGLGAGYLIFRYVPNSRPKIPQTGMETKAGGGKKILYYRDPMHPWYTSERPGKAPDCGMDLVPVYKDEEGAVQGIKIDPTVVQNIGVKIEEVTVRNLSRTVRAPGKISADETRYSVVNTKVSGWVEKLSVDYTGMLVDKGQPLLDVYSPELVATQQEYLQALSYRKKLQGGSSSDALRGADQLVQSARNRLLNWDITESEIQALDERGAPARTMTLYSSVTGIVLEKSVVLGQNIMAGTELLRIADLSVVWLWADVYQNELSFVKVGQTARISVSNLPGKVFGGKISFISPTMNGDTRTVPVRIELSNTPGLELRPEMFATVQFEAPVLRNVVAVPEQAIIRSGERNIAVMALGGGYFDPREVKLGVSAEGYIQVLEGIHAGEKIVVSSQFLIDSESNLKAAVGQMMMPGMNMPMPAPAPGQKTAPENKGQEMPGMQMDTGKKADAPSGKAQEKGKTIYTCEMHPEILSDKPGNCPKCGMKLTPKK from the coding sequence ATGAAAAAAATTGTTATCACCGCGGCGCTGTTTCTGGCCATCGGATTGGGAGCAGGATATCTCATCTTCCGTTACGTGCCCAACAGCAGGCCGAAGATACCTCAAACCGGAATGGAAACAAAAGCCGGCGGCGGGAAGAAAATACTCTACTACAGGGACCCCATGCATCCCTGGTATACTTCCGAGCGGCCCGGGAAGGCGCCGGACTGCGGAATGGACCTCGTGCCGGTATACAAGGACGAAGAAGGAGCTGTCCAGGGAATCAAAATTGACCCGACTGTGGTCCAGAATATCGGGGTGAAGATCGAAGAGGTTACGGTGAGGAACCTTTCCCGCACTGTCCGCGCCCCAGGTAAAATCAGTGCTGATGAGACGCGTTATTCGGTGGTTAACACCAAAGTGTCTGGATGGGTGGAAAAACTCTCTGTCGACTATACCGGCATGCTGGTGGACAAGGGGCAGCCGCTTCTGGATGTGTACAGCCCTGAACTGGTCGCCACCCAGCAGGAATATTTACAGGCCCTGAGCTACCGGAAAAAACTGCAAGGGGGAAGTAGCTCCGATGCGCTCCGGGGCGCAGACCAATTGGTTCAGAGCGCCCGTAACCGCCTCCTGAACTGGGATATCACCGAAAGCGAGATCCAGGCGCTGGATGAACGCGGCGCCCCGGCAAGAACCATGACACTGTATTCCTCGGTGACCGGCATCGTTTTGGAAAAATCGGTGGTGCTGGGCCAGAATATCATGGCCGGGACCGAGCTATTGAGAATTGCCGACCTTTCAGTAGTATGGCTCTGGGCGGATGTTTACCAGAACGAGCTGTCTTTTGTCAAAGTGGGGCAGACCGCGAGGATTTCCGTCTCCAACCTGCCGGGGAAGGTATTCGGCGGCAAAATATCTTTCATATCTCCTACGATGAACGGCGACACGAGGACAGTCCCGGTACGCATCGAGCTGTCGAACACACCCGGTTTGGAGTTGAGGCCGGAGATGTTTGCCACAGTGCAATTCGAGGCGCCCGTCTTACGGAATGTGGTCGCTGTCCCTGAGCAGGCCATCATACGGTCCGGCGAACGCAACATAGCGGTCATGGCGCTTGGCGGGGGGTATTTTGACCCCCGTGAGGTGAAACTGGGAGTCAGCGCCGAAGGCTATATACAGGTGCTTGAGGGCATTCACGCCGGGGAAAAGATCGTGGTTTCCTCTCAATTCCTCATCGATTCCGAAAGCAACCTCAAAGCGGCAGTCGGGCAGATGATGATGCCCGGAATGAACATGCCGATGCCTGCGCCCGCGCCTGGGCAAAAAACCGCGCCGGAGAATAAAGGTCAGGAAATGCCCGGCATGCAGATGGATACCGGCAAGAAAGCGGACGCTCCTTCCGGAAAAGCCCAAGAAAAGGGAAAAACGATATATACCTGCGAGATGCATCCCGAAATCCTGAGCGATAAGCCGGGAAACTGCCCCAAATGCGGAATGAAACTGACGCCGAAAAAATAA